One window of Chryseobacterium indologenes genomic DNA carries:
- a CDS encoding ChaN family lipoprotein: MKNIFIAILLAGFCSLKAQELKAFQFYDKKGKEVKTEKLVKELADYDVVFFGENHNSSINHWLQLKITEALFAKKNGQLILGAEMFERDNQPQLNQYLNGKFDAKTFKDSARLWNNYATDYKPLVDFAKNKKLNFIATNIPRKYASQTAKEGLESLNQLSEKEKTYIAQLPIKVTLDTPGYPEMKAMMGDHAEGTKVMNFISAQATKDATMAESILKNLQAGKTFIHYNGNYHSKEFGGIYWYIKQKNPNLKMAVISVFESEDPELKVPAKEYIPTDFNLIIPGDMTKTF; the protein is encoded by the coding sequence ATGAAAAATATTTTCATAGCGATACTGCTTGCCGGTTTCTGTTCTTTGAAGGCGCAGGAGCTTAAAGCTTTCCAGTTTTATGATAAAAAAGGAAAAGAAGTAAAGACGGAAAAACTGGTGAAAGAACTGGCGGATTATGATGTGGTCTTTTTTGGTGAAAACCATAACAGTTCTATCAATCACTGGCTTCAGCTTAAAATTACAGAAGCTCTGTTTGCTAAAAAGAACGGACAGCTTATTTTAGGAGCTGAAATGTTTGAAAGAGACAATCAGCCTCAGCTGAACCAATATTTGAACGGGAAATTTGATGCTAAAACATTCAAAGACTCCGCACGTTTATGGAACAACTATGCAACGGATTACAAACCTTTGGTAGATTTTGCTAAAAATAAAAAACTGAATTTTATTGCCACCAATATCCCCAGAAAATATGCCTCTCAAACCGCTAAGGAAGGTCTGGAATCCCTGAACCAATTAAGCGAAAAAGAGAAAACATATATCGCTCAGTTACCGATAAAAGTTACATTAGACACTCCGGGATATCCGGAAATGAAAGCAATGATGGGAGATCATGCGGAAGGAACCAAAGTGATGAATTTTATTTCAGCCCAGGCAACGAAAGATGCTACAATGGCAGAATCTATCCTGAAAAACTTACAGGCCGGAAAAACATTTATCCATTACAACGGAAACTATCACAGCAAAGAATTTGGCGGAATCTATTGGTATATCAAACAGAAAAATCCTAACCTGAAAATGGCTGTCATCTCTGTTTTTGAATCAGAAGATCCTGAATTGAAAGTTCCTGCTAAAGAGTATATTCCAACAGATTTCAATCTGATTATCCCGGGAGATATGACGAAGACTT
- a CDS encoding hemin-degrading factor has protein sequence MSTLVNDLKEKWEALKAENPHIRIRNAAAQLGVSEAELLVTSVGDGVTVLNADFPGILTEAEQLGKVMALTRNDECVHERKGIYQNSDFSSPHAQLFVGEDIDLRIFLNHWKFAFAVVEGDKKSLQFFGKDGLALHKIYLTKDSNEEAFDAIVEKFKAEDQNQAFVFEAVAPKQAEKADAEIDVEGFKKAWTELKDTHDFFMMTRKYGVSRTQALRLAPEGFAKKIDNAKVVNILEDASEKNTPIMVFVGNRGVIQIHTGNVKKTLWHQQWFNVMDPDFNLHLDVTKIAEAWIVKKPTEDGEVTAIEVFNKEGDFIVQFFGKRKPGIPELQEWKDLVAALEK, from the coding sequence ATGAGCACATTAGTTAATGATTTAAAGGAAAAATGGGAAGCTCTGAAAGCAGAAAATCCACATATCAGAATAAGAAATGCCGCTGCACAGCTAGGTGTAAGTGAAGCCGAATTATTAGTAACCAGTGTAGGGGATGGTGTAACTGTTTTAAATGCAGATTTTCCGGGAATTCTTACAGAAGCTGAGCAGTTGGGAAAAGTAATGGCTCTTACCCGTAATGATGAATGTGTTCACGAAAGAAAAGGAATCTATCAGAACAGTGATTTCAGCAGCCCGCACGCACAGCTTTTCGTTGGAGAAGACATTGACCTTAGAATTTTCCTTAACCACTGGAAGTTTGCTTTTGCAGTTGTGGAAGGAGATAAGAAAAGTCTTCAGTTTTTCGGAAAAGATGGTCTGGCATTGCACAAGATCTATCTGACAAAAGACAGCAACGAAGAAGCTTTCGATGCTATCGTTGAAAAATTCAAAGCTGAAGATCAGAATCAGGCTTTTGTATTTGAGGCAGTTGCTCCAAAGCAGGCTGAAAAAGCAGATGCAGAAATTGATGTAGAAGGTTTCAAAAAAGCATGGACAGAATTGAAAGACACTCATGATTTCTTCATGATGACCAGAAAATATGGAGTAAGCAGAACGCAGGCATTAAGATTGGCACCGGAAGGATTTGCTAAGAAAATCGATAATGCTAAAGTGGTTAACATCCTTGAAGATGCTTCTGAAAAAAATACACCAATTATGGTTTTCGTTGGAAACAGGGGAGTCATCCAGATCCACACCGGAAATGTGAAGAAAACACTTTGGCACCAGCAGTGGTTCAATGTAATGGACCCGGATTTCAATTTACACCTTGATGTAACGAAAATCGCAGAAGCCTGGATCGTTAAAAAACCAACTGAAGACGGAGAAGTAACGGCTATCGAAGTATTCAACAAAGAAGGAGACTTTATCGTTCAGTTCTTTGGAAAAAGGAAACCTGGAATTCCTGAGCTTCAGGAATGGAAGGACCTTGTAGCAGCTTTAGAAAAGTAA
- a CDS encoding class I SAM-dependent methyltransferase has product MEKEELKILAQNLANPQGEKGIEIGEMMNATNIGMTLESIKTLVIDDGQHILEIGHGNAGHLKSIMSLAKNLRYTGIDISETMHNEARKLNKEFENQADFILYQGKKLPFQDGTFNKIFTVNTVYFWENPVEFLNEIYRVLKDDGTFVLTFGQRDFMEKLPFTEYDFTLYNNNEMEELISKSHFKRMKTSEKEEEIKSKTGNETIQRIYTILTIKK; this is encoded by the coding sequence ATGGAAAAAGAAGAACTTAAAATCCTTGCACAGAATCTTGCCAATCCTCAGGGAGAAAAAGGCATTGAGATTGGTGAAATGATGAATGCCACCAACATCGGGATGACGTTGGAAAGTATTAAAACACTTGTGATAGATGACGGTCAGCATATCCTCGAAATAGGACACGGCAATGCCGGGCACCTGAAAAGTATCATGAGCCTTGCCAAAAACCTCAGATATACAGGAATCGATATTTCTGAAACCATGCACAATGAAGCCAGAAAACTCAATAAAGAATTTGAAAACCAGGCAGATTTTATTTTGTATCAAGGAAAGAAACTTCCTTTTCAGGACGGGACTTTCAACAAAATATTTACAGTCAATACTGTGTACTTCTGGGAAAATCCGGTAGAATTTTTAAATGAGATCTACAGGGTCTTGAAAGATGACGGAACATTCGTTCTTACATTCGGGCAAAGAGATTTCATGGAAAAACTGCCGTTTACAGAGTATGATTTCACACTCTACAACAACAATGAAATGGAAGAACTGATCTCCAAAAGTCATTTTAAAAGAATGAAAACTTCCGAAAAAGAAGAAGAAATAAAAAGTAAAACAGGAAACGAAACAATACAAAGAATTTATACAATTTTAACCATAAAAAAATAA